The DNA sequence CTTCTAACTTGCATCCTCGTTCCATTGCACAAACCATTAGTTTAGTCTATATTCCGCAGTAACATAACAGGAGCGCCAACCTTCAGAACCAACTTGTGTGGTGGTAGACCTGAACAATTTATTCCATTTAGAATCTCCGGCGAGAAAGCatctaacttaaattctatatTTTCCTCCTCAGCACACACAGAGTCTGAACTTAAGTAGACTCTTTCTTGTCCAGGTAACCTTGCAATCATCTTGTTGTTGACATCAGTGACACAATCCAAAGTTGGTGCAACAATTGCTTTATCCTTGAAATAATTTTCAACGGATAAATTGGATAACATATCTGGATACACGAAATCAATGAGGTCATCCAAAGCTGTCTCAGAGTTCTTAACCAAAATGTCAGATGGTATATGAACGATCGATTCACCATCTGTTGAATCACCAGCCAAATCATCACCAATTTGAGTAGTCATTTTGCAAAATTTCTGAGTTCTTGTATGTTGTTGTTTTCACCTAGTGACAATCTCATATTTTTTGTAAGCTTTAAAACCTTACAGTTATGCCACAAATATGAAGAATTAATAGAAGACTGAATTATATCTTGTCTTGAGCCTCTGGAAATCACAGATAAAATTTGTCTAAAATCTCTTCCGAAAACAACAACTTTACCTCCAAATGGTAAATGAGCATTATACGAATCTGAGCACCTTAAGATGTCTCTGAGGCATTTGTCTAAAGTTTCATAACAATACTTACTTATCATTGGAGCTTCATCCCATATGATTAATTTGGCCTTCGATCTTAATCTTGCAAGAGGACTTCCCTGCTTAATGCTACACAAAGAATCTTCATTTATGGTCAAAGAAATTTTAAACCTTGAATGTGCAGTTCTTCCATTAGGCAACAAAAGTGCAGCAATTTCACTCGAAACAACATTTAAAATGATATCTCCTTTAGACCTAATTGAGCATGATATAGTTGACCATAAGAATGTTTTTCTACAACCACCTTGACTGTATAAGAAAAATTCTCCCATATTACCGCTAACAGCACCAATTATTTGATCGTATGCAAATTTTTGCTCATTAGTTAGCTTTTCTAAATACCCACCTAGTTCATTCGCAAGAGCATTAACGTCAAAGTTCAACTCTTCCATTATAATTATGTCTTTTAAGTTGGACACCAAATTTTCTGAAAGATATAGCATTCTACAATATTCTTTCAATGACTTGCCATTTGATTGGAACAAATCCTCAATTTTTGCAAGTGTAATACCTTTTATTTGGACTTCTGATAtgattaaatttgtattttttaatttaaaataacacaattatttaaaaaattattaaattagtctCTCGCAAGAAATGATTGAAATGCATTGTTAAATGATAAATAACACTCCttgttttttgtttaaaaaatgcttcattagtaacattttcttttaaaaaacaTTATTGTGATTAACATAAATATCAAAATCATtataacaaaaaagaaaaaggcacACAAAAAATCGATGCAAATGCAAGTATTGGAAGTATGTGGATTTAGTTACGGTttcttagattaagtagatatggTTTACAGCAATGAATCAAAATTTGTATTAAGAGGAGTATGTAAAGCAAGTACgaaactaatatatatatatatatataatccaaTTTTTAAGtaatattttgttatatttcCTAAATATTATTGGTTGTATCAATTTAACTATATCAATTATATTCAAATTAgtagtgaattttttttatgaaaattcttGCTATAATTAGATTATACTTATGAGATTATCTTGTATTAAtcgttataattaatttaataaagatatttattaagtatatatgttatctatattaattatatgccaatatttataagaatgagtttaaaaaaatgatatataaatatatataatattattattatataaaaattatatttaaataatatattaaatattaatttaatataattataataaaaatattttcctaaaataatataatcatacaTCATTCATGAGCTAATTATAATGCAAttaaatgtataatattattctatattatttatttaccgtcatgatttgatttgattgtttTCTAGTTTATTTACTTacataaatgattaaaatatataacataactatcgtgattattataattttatgatataattataattaacatattttatcataattaaatattgatttgatataattataataacatttttttcctaaaataatataatcatacaTTATTTATGAGCTAATTATAATGcaattaaagatattattatatcataATGTCTACTtactataataatataatatcaaaagatacatgtttcattatttttatagataaaatcggtttttttttttttttgcaactAAATTGTGTTTAGGTCAACGAAAATTATATGTTTAGGTAGAgtttttttgtcaaatataataaaaatacaaataaagaaataaaggataaaaataaatttaaataatatatctgACACCActtcattttattaattattaaattatttaaaaatagtacatccacaaaaaatactcataatatataaattgaggcaataatttaaaattctctaattataatttaatcaaatactaatattaaaacCAAAATTACTTAAACAATATTGAATCTATTCTAGTCCTTAGTCACGTATAGTATAGAGTCATTCTCGTAATGACAACCAACTGAAATAACATTGTAAGTATCAACATTTAGAATTCGTGCAAATTCAAGCCATCCTCTTATTAAATAAGCTTTATCATCCGCTATTCATGCAATGCGGCAAGCCGGCAAGGTATAGAATTGCCACACCGAGAAACCAAACTAACTCTTATTCCTCTCAATGGCATTACATGCATGCAAAAGAAAGCCgttaatttatgaaaaaaaatcacaatatgttataaaattattctaataataaacagcttaaaataagaaaaattaaatatattaccaATCGTTGAAACTGCATATCCGAGTTTGTCACGAATTTAGCAAAACTGAACTTAAACTGAGGGAATTCAATCTCATTATGTGCTCCATTTCAAAGATTTTCGGGCAGACGTAAAAAACATGGAGGGGATGGAACTTGAACTTGCCTTATAAAGTTTCGTGGATGCAATTTCTCAATAAAAAATCGAGCTCCTCCCAAGAAAGTTAACTTTAACCACATTCCATTAGGTTGGTCATAATAGGTGAGTAGATCCAACCATCCTTCGGTAAAGTAGAGATTATTGCCCATTCTTTAAACGCTTACATCCATGTAGTTGGAACTCGAATAGTGAATACAACTCGATGAGGTATTTCATGGATGTGATGCATTGTAAACGATTGTGGTAAAAGACAATTGAAATTGAACATTAAACGATAAGAATAACTTAGAGTAACAAcgattaataaattattaaaaaaataatataatagaatgagtatatgaaaaatattataaaaaattataaattgtaccttaaaaggatcaacttcaataaaaaataaagaatacattattattctatgaagtagtaagaaaaaaatactaaatataaaattatgagcTGACTCTCAAATTTAGATTCATGTACGACAAGAAAACACTATTTATAAACcttagtaaaacaaaaataaatatgtaaattacttATTATTAAGGCAGTTTTTTATTATGCACAGTAATTACGCattataattgataagtagtttaatagtgtattaaatattgatttgatataattataataaagatatgttcctaaattagtataattatatattattcattaaatattaaatataatataataatataattataataaataatttcatagatgaaaaatttcattcgttttggagggaaaacgaATTCACAAGAGAGCGACATGTCACCCTTATTAGTTGGAAGAAAATCCAATTTTACTATATTAAGtagatattaaaatataaaataaatattaaaaataatttaaataatatatatatttatatataaatatataataattaatttggtgactaatattttatatgcattcattaattttgaaaaacatattATATGTCTTGTTCCCAACCTGATGTAAAAATCTCTATTAGAAAACAAACATGATAACAACCAACATCACtcaataaatcaatatttaGAATAAGTCTCAACTAACTATTAaacaagattaaaaaaaaaaagtaaactcATTCaccatttttattttgaaattaccTTTGTAtcattttcacttttttttaatactaCAATTTCATCTATCATCACCACCAATGATCCTTGATCCTAAATTTTATCTTAAACTCTaaactataaattttaaattttaaattttaaatagataaaatactattttggtctctaatatttaaattaaattttaatttgaccTCTAACATTTTAAACGtcttatttttatctaaaaaaatatcaaacatGTCCAATGTTATTCTAATATTAGATATAACACTAATAGTTAATGAAATAAGTGACATAAATGTTaacaatatttattattaagtaCTTAAGTCATATATTCTTCTAcgtgtttaaaaaataaaaccagCAAAACTTTTTTAGTAACAATCTCTCTTCTCAAtctttttgtaaaaaaaaaaaaaactccaaATCCTAGTAATTACTCATCAACTCtcaagaataaaaagaaaacattTACATTAGTGATCGTTAATGGGTCAATCTTATTTACATACTAAAACTAAATATTATTGgtttttttttagtatattaattGTTCATGTAAAATTTAATAGTGCGATAATATTGAAtccatttaaaatttttttagactAAAATAGAacgtttaaaattttttgggaCTAAAATAAGACATTTACAACGTTAAGAAATAAATTAGAACTTATCCCAAATATTATGTaccaaaataatactttatcTAATTCTAAATTCCACATCTtccaaaaaataagaaataaaaaaaataattttataataaaattaaaaatattaattaattaaaaattaattgtttATACTTGTTCACTCTGATTATTGAAGAGAAATTCTAACATTTTCCTTCAAGCATattattttccttctttttctttttaatttttttggtgacAGAATTTTTCCTACAGTAAGTCGATAAATAAACACTGATCTTGCGGTTTGTATTTTGGTCATAAAATCATGTAAAGCATTTGTCAAGAAGTGGAGAATAGGAGCCCAAAAAGGCCCACTAGTAGTTCAATGATGGGCTTCTAAACTTTTGGTCAGGTATTGTGGGCTTCTTCAATCAGTTATTTAGTGCTTTTCAATAGTTTTTCCAAACCAGAACCAAACTCCTgaccaaagaaaaaaagaacCAAACAAAACTTTCCTTCTCACCTGAAGGGAAAACTCTTGACAAAAAAAACTTTGGCTTTGTAGAGCGAGAGATAGAGATTAGAGAGAGGCTAAAACCTCATAAATTTGCAACTTATATTTTAAGTACTTATGTGAGACTTATCAtcaatatcaaataaaatacaaccCGTATTTTAATTGAAATTCATAACCCAccgtatataaaaaaaattttggttgtatacaaattttgatattttgttatgatactatttattttaaaaacttaaatttataaaaaatatataaataatttatttctaacaataatgatataattaatagctaaaaaattacataatatacatGTGCCCCACATTATGTAAGCGTAAGTATGTACTTATTAACCAACAAActataatttaaatgaaaaaaaaatgtgtaACTACTTGGTCTAAGCCTTGCAATGACATGTGGAAAGTGGAGGGACACGTTTATAATTACTGTGATGATGATGGCTACTTTAGCAACAGTAATCAACCAGATTTGAAAAGCAAATCAAACAGAACTCACCGTAAAACTTGGAAATTTCGGATTACAAAGGGACCCAAACTTTGATTGCTGATTATTGCTAATTGGAACCAACTCATCATATGTTAGTATTACTAATACACCCCTATTTGGTGGCACGCTTTCATTCGTATCAAtaaatctttgaaaaaaaattaaaattattttattttttttattaattatcactaaaataattatataattataaatattatatgtataaaattataaatattatattatataaaaaactTTAAATATTATCTCATTAATATTTCCGCATTTGTATATGGTAGGCCATAATGATTTTCAAATCATGAATACAACAACAAAGTTGATATAAATAATTGTaactcaaaaacaaataatcttgtttttttttttcctctcaCAAAGTGTTAAACGGGGTTGTTGTTTTATCTTAGCATTGCATAggaattaaatattaaattaaatgttGGAtcgatatttattttattattgttagattttaatatatatgatAACATTTCGATATCTtagctttttttattttcacattTAAATTATGTTCAAAAAGACACGTTGATAAAACTAGTAGATTACCCTCTATCTCCatacaaagaaaaataataggCTTTAGTTCTTGGCATCTACAATCTACATATTGTAAGAGGCTACAATATaataatacttaaaaaaaaaaagattagcTTCTAAAAGGGAACTTAAAggcaataacatttttttttttgttttcttaaagaagaagcaatgcGAAGAAAAAAGGTAAAAGAAGTGAGAAACTGTACTCCAATTCAAGTTTCAGTTATTGGTTAATGTTGATatagttttattttttggtcCCAATATGATAGGTTAATGACTAATCTGTCATAAATTGAAGTTCTATTTAAGAGTTTGTTGTTGGCCAATGACTTACTCTAAATGCACAAAGCGAAATTCGAACTCCGATACTTGtttaagcggacgagtgagTTGACTACTTGACCAATCCAAATTGGTTTGTTACTGTTGATATAGTTATATATAGGTTATGCTAAAGAGTAATTGTTGATAAAATTTGAAACTTCCAACAACACCAAATacataatttctttttcttatattcTTAACAAGTAATTTTAATACTCCTGATATAAATGATcatacttttattattataggATAATATAAAAGGAGATTTTTGTTCACTGCTTGCTTGATGATAATGTAAAGCATCTCTTTTTAAAAGCGAAAAGTAAACACTTAAATTAATtctcaataaattttaaatttgatattttagtttataataaatttgtattattttaaaagttttaaaaaattagttttattagTCAAGTTAGTTTTTCTATCACTTTtagttttaatatttatatcaaagaaataaatatctaataaattttattattataaataattaaataaaaaatattttaaaaacaaattagtatgtacatttttaaattaaatcgataaattaaaaatattcttgaaaCAAATTAGTATGTATATCTGAATGgaataattattgaaaaattCTTAAGGTgggtaatttttagtattttaaaatttattgtctttaattatttttttaacatagattttaacaatttatatgtataaactttaaaaattataaatataaactctattgattcatatatataaattttagtaaatataaatataaattatatattatttttttgtgtataaaattttaaaaatataaatataaattattattaacaaaaataataatatttattaattatgtaaCATTACTCAAAATTATTAAAGATTCTAGCATTCGATTAAACATTTCTTAACTCTTAAGAAATAATTCAAGTGTATGTTTACtagaaaattatgaaaaaaaggCAATTGCAAGTATAATAATGGATTAAAATAATGTTATGCATCTGAATTATTTGTTAACAaagtttaactaaatta is a window from the Arachis stenosperma cultivar V10309 chromosome 3, arast.V10309.gnm1.PFL2, whole genome shotgun sequence genome containing:
- the LOC130967117 gene encoding uncharacterized protein LOC130967117 codes for the protein MTTQIGDDLAGDSTDGESIVHIPSDILVKNSETALDDLIDFVYPDMLSNLSVENYFKDKAIVAPTLDCVTDVNNKMIARLPGQERVYLSSDSVCAEEENIEFKLDAFSPEILNGINCSGLPPHKLVLKVGAPVMLLRNID
- the LOC130967118 gene encoding uncharacterized protein LOC130967118; this encodes MEELNFDVNALANELGGYLEKLTNEQKFAYDQIIGAVSGNMGEFFLYSQGGCRKTFLWSTISCSIRSKGDIILNVVSSEIAALLLPNGRTAHSRFKISLTINEDSLCSIKQGSPLARLRSKAKLIIWDEAPMISKYCYETLDKCLRDILRCSDSYNAHLPFGGKVVVFGRDFRQILSVISRGSRQDIIQSSINSSYLWHNCKVLKLTKNMRLSLGENNNIQELRNFAK